The following DNA comes from Sporichthyaceae bacterium.
CGCGCACCGCAACCATCGCCGAGGTAATCGAGTCCCACCCGGACCTGCCGGTCGACGTGGCCACCGGCGACATTGTGGGCATCGCGGGTCGGGTGCTGCTCTCCCGCACCGGCGGCAAGTTGTGCTTCGCCACGCTGCGCGACGGCACCGGCGATCTGCAGGTGATGTTGTCGCTGGACAAGGTGGGTGAGCAGCGCTTGGCCGCGTGGAAGAGCGATGTCGACCTCGGCGACCACGTCGGCATCACCGGTGAGGTGATCACCTCCAAACGCGGTGAACTGTCCGTGCTGGCACACGACTGGGCGCTGACCGCCAAGTGCCTGCGGCCGTTGCCGGACAAGCACAGGGGTCTGATCGACCCGGAGGCGTTGGTCCGGCAGCGCTACGTGGATTTGATCGTGAACCCCGATGCGCGCCGCATGCTGACCATGCGGTCGGACATGGTGCGTTCGCTGCGCAACACGTTGGCCGACGCGGGATTCCTCGAGGTGGAAACCCCGATGCTGCAGGCCATCCATGGTGGTGCGAATGCGCGTCCGTTCATCACGCATATCAATGCCTACGACGCTCAGCTCTATCTGCGCATCGCGCCGGAGTTGTATTTGAAACGGTTGGCCGTCGGCGGCGTGGAGAAGGTCTTCGAGATCAACCGGAACTTCCGCAACGAGGGTGTGGATGCCTCGCACAATCCGGAGTTCACCATGCTGGAGGCCTACGAGGCCTACGGCGATTACAACAGCATGGCCGTCCTGACGCAGCGTCTGATTCAGACGGCTGCGGCGGACGCATTGGGTGCCACGGTGATCCGCCACGGCGATGCGGAGTACGACATCGGCGGCGAGTGGCGGACGGTGACCGTCAACGAGGGCCTTTCCGACGTTCTCGGTACCCCGATCACTGCGGACACTGGGTTGCCCGAGTTGATCCGGTTGTGTGAGAAGGCCGAGGTGCCGACCGATCCATCCTGGAACCGCGGCCAGGTGATTCTGGAGATGTACGAACGGCTTCTCGAGGAACACACCGTGCTGCCCACCTTCTACCGGGATTTCCCGACCGAGGTGTCCCCGCTCACCCGCGCGCACCGGGTGGATCCGCGGCTGGCCGAACGTTGGGACCTGGTGGCATTTGGTCATGAGATCGGCACCGCATATTCCGAGCTGATCGACCCCACTGAGCAGCGCGTTCGATTCACCGCGCAATCCTTGTTGGCGGCCGGCGGCGACCCCGAGGCCATGCAGCTGGACGAGGACTTCCTGCGCGCACTGGAGTACGCGATGCCACCCACCGGAGGTATGGGAATGGGCGTCGACCGATTGCTGATGATGTTCACCGGTGCGAGCATCCGGCAGACCGTGTTGTTCCCGTTCGTGCGGCCGCAGAGCTGAACCGATGACCGCTGACGGTGTGGTGATCCGCCGCGCCCGGACCGCCGACGTACGCTCGATCGGCACGTTCATTGATGTCTACGCCGACGACCGGATCCTGCTGTCCAAAGCCACCGTCATGCTCTATGAGGATGTCCAGGAATTCTGGGTGGCCGAACTGGACAACGCGGTGATCGGTTGCGGGGCGCTGCACGTGATGTGGGAGGACCTCGCCGAGGTGCGCACGCTGGCCGTTGCCCCGGCGCACCGCCATCGCGGCATCGGTCATCTGTTGCTGGACCGGTTGATGACGGTTGCCCGTGAGTTGGGTGTACGAAAGGTGTTCTGCTTGACCTTCGAGGTCGACTTCTTCTCCCGACATGGATTCCGGATCATCGACGATGTTCCGGTAGATCCCGCCGTGTTCGCACAGATCCTGAAGTCCTATGACGAGGGCGTTGCGGAGTTCCTGGATCTGGAACGGGTCAAACCGAACACTTTGGGCAACTCGCGGATGTTGCTGGAGCTGTAGATCCCATTCGCGCGGCGCAATTGCGCGATTCTGGAATTCCTGGTTTGCTTTTGATCGCGCGGCGCGGCGGTGCGTCGGGGGACAGAGCAGAGGAATCTCACAGATGGCATCCAAGACCCTGGTCATTCTCGAGGACGACCTTGACGGCGGAGCGGCCGACGAGACCGTGTCGTTCTCCTTGGATGGCGTCTCGTATGAGATCGACCTGTCCTCGAAGAACGCCACCAAGCTGCGTGATGCGCTGGCCTCTTATGTCGGTTCGGCCCGGCGTGTCGGGGGCCGCGCCGCACGGGGTCGCGCCGGTTCGGCAAAAGGCGCACGCGCGGGCGCGGTGAACACTTCAGAGATTCGCGACTGGGCGCGCGCCAAGGGCCTGGACGTCTCCGAGCGCGGCCGAATTCCGGCCACGATCATTGAGCAGTACAACGCCGCGCACAAATAGTGCGTCATCCCGTGCCGTAGGCGTCGGTGACGGTCTCAAAGATCGAGACCCCACTGGCCCCACTGGCGCCGGTGGCCCTTGCCCGCAATGACACGTTCCCCTTCGCCGGGTTGGAAATGCTGCTCACCCAGCGGTGCCCGCCCGGGCACCAGTTTGACCGTGTGCCAGGTCTTGCCCTCGGTGGAATAGGCCGGCGTCACCGAGCGCACTGCCCTCAGCCCGATCGCCACCTGGGTCTTGCCGTGGCCAGGTTGACCAGTTTGGAGTCCAGCACCGCGGGCTGACCGGACCTGGTCAAACGCTGACCTTGACCGTGGCCGTGCCGGCGTCGGCAGCAGAAATCCCGAGCCCGGATGCGAGGACGGCGAGGGTGCCCAGCGCGGCGATCCGGGGACGGGAATGCATCGGTCTCCTGGTCCGTTGAAACCCCTGTACCCAAGAGTAAGTCTTCGCCCGGTTTGTCTCGTCATTCCTTCCGGTGAGCGCACTTGGGTGCTCCCTACGCCGGACCCCCGCCGGGGCTAGAGTTGCCAGCAG
Coding sequences within:
- the lysX gene encoding bifunctional lysylphosphatidylglycerol synthetase/lysine--tRNA ligase LysX, coding for MSEDEELPEQMRVRREKLDRLRAAGVDPYPVGYPRTATIAEVIESHPDLPVDVATGDIVGIAGRVLLSRTGGKLCFATLRDGTGDLQVMLSLDKVGEQRLAAWKSDVDLGDHVGITGEVITSKRGELSVLAHDWALTAKCLRPLPDKHRGLIDPEALVRQRYVDLIVNPDARRMLTMRSDMVRSLRNTLADAGFLEVETPMLQAIHGGANARPFITHINAYDAQLYLRIAPELYLKRLAVGGVEKVFEINRNFRNEGVDASHNPEFTMLEAYEAYGDYNSMAVLTQRLIQTAAADALGATVIRHGDAEYDIGGEWRTVTVNEGLSDVLGTPITADTGLPELIRLCEKAEVPTDPSWNRGQVILEMYERLLEEHTVLPTFYRDFPTEVSPLTRAHRVDPRLAERWDLVAFGHEIGTAYSELIDPTEQRVRFTAQSLLAAGGDPEAMQLDEDFLRALEYAMPPTGGMGMGVDRLLMMFTGASIRQTVLFPFVRPQS
- a CDS encoding amino-acid N-acetyltransferase, whose translation is MTADGVVIRRARTADVRSIGTFIDVYADDRILLSKATVMLYEDVQEFWVAELDNAVIGCGALHVMWEDLAEVRTLAVAPAHRHRGIGHLLLDRLMTVARELGVRKVFCLTFEVDFFSRHGFRIIDDVPVDPAVFAQILKSYDEGVAEFLDLERVKPNTLGNSRMLLEL
- a CDS encoding Lsr2 family protein, which gives rise to MASKTLVILEDDLDGGAADETVSFSLDGVSYEIDLSSKNATKLRDALASYVGSARRVGGRAARGRAGSAKGARAGAVNTSEIRDWARAKGLDVSERGRIPATIIEQYNAAHK